From Rhodoferax sp. AJA081-3, the proteins below share one genomic window:
- a CDS encoding homocysteine S-methyltransferase family protein codes for MTSKTLSYTRGQALPGILASRIAILDGAMGTMIQRFKLGEAQYRGEGYTGPGAQGTRFTDFHRDVKGNNELLSLTRPDVISDIHERYLAAGADLIETNTFGATTVAQADYDMADLAVEMNLVSAKLARAACDKYSTPDKPRFVAGALGPTPKTASISPDVNDPGARNVTFEELRQAYYDQTKALVEGGSDVLLVETIFDTLNAKAALFAIDEYFEASGERLPIIISGTVTDASGRILSGQTVTAFWHSVRHAQPLAIGLNCALGAALMRPYIQELNRVAPDTYISCYPNAGLPNPMSDTGFDETPDVTSRLVREFAAEGLVNIVGGCCGTTPDHIGAIAHAVAPLPGRSVRRNFFYKEAA; via the coding sequence ATGACCTCCAAAACTTTGTCCTACACCCGTGGCCAGGCCCTGCCCGGCATTCTGGCCAGCCGCATCGCCATCCTGGACGGCGCCATGGGCACCATGATCCAGCGCTTCAAGCTGGGCGAGGCGCAGTACCGCGGTGAGGGCTATACCGGCCCCGGCGCGCAAGGCACCCGTTTCACCGACTTCCACCGCGATGTCAAAGGCAACAACGAGCTGCTGAGCCTGACGCGCCCAGATGTCATCAGCGACATCCACGAGCGTTACCTGGCCGCCGGCGCCGACCTGATCGAAACCAATACCTTTGGCGCCACCACCGTGGCCCAGGCTGACTACGACATGGCCGACCTGGCCGTGGAAATGAACCTGGTATCCGCCAAACTGGCCCGCGCCGCCTGCGACAAATATTCCACACCCGACAAGCCCCGTTTTGTCGCCGGCGCCCTGGGCCCAACACCGAAGACCGCCAGCATCAGCCCCGACGTGAACGACCCCGGCGCCCGCAATGTGACCTTTGAAGAGCTGCGACAGGCCTATTACGACCAGACCAAGGCCCTAGTCGAGGGCGGTAGCGACGTGCTGCTGGTGGAAACCATCTTCGACACGCTGAACGCCAAGGCCGCACTGTTTGCGATTGACGAATACTTCGAAGCCAGCGGCGAGCGCCTGCCCATCATCATCAGCGGCACGGTGACCGACGCGTCGGGCCGCATCCTCAGCGGCCAAACGGTGACCGCCTTCTGGCACAGCGTGCGCCACGCCCAGCCGCTGGCAATTGGCCTGAACTGCGCGCTGGGTGCGGCACTGATGCGCCCCTATATCCAGGAGCTGAACCGCGTGGCGCCGGACACCTACATCAGCTGCTACCCCAATGCCGGCCTACCCAACCCCATGAGTGACACCGGCTTTGACGAAACGCCGGACGTGACCAGCCGCCTGGTGCGGGAGTTCGCCGCCGAAGGCCTGGTGAACATCGTTGGCGGCTGCTGCGGCACAACGCCAGACCACATTGGTGCGATTGCCCATGCGGTGGCGCCGTTGCCGGGGCGCAGCGTGCGGCGCAATTTCTTCTACAAGGAAGCGGCTTAA
- a CDS encoding cyclic nucleotide-binding domain-containing protein has protein sequence MNPDDTSPDNPPDTQRIRAFETAAELLTAPNALIHLTLEEARVVVGYMTPQFIPANTTFIREGDAADEGFMALLLEGEVVVESVTVSRTEPLTIRVLGAGSLVGEVGLVDEEPRSASCTTSADSLCAILTRESFKALINEEPRIGSKLLLAIAARLAERLRDNARKLRLYAKLAKAMQLEIDRALLQRP, from the coding sequence ATGAACCCTGACGACACTTCCCCGGACAACCCCCCCGACACCCAGCGCATACGCGCGTTTGAAACCGCGGCCGAGCTGCTGACGGCGCCCAACGCACTGATACACCTCACGCTGGAGGAAGCCCGGGTCGTGGTCGGTTACATGACGCCACAGTTCATCCCGGCCAACACCACCTTTATCCGCGAAGGCGACGCCGCCGACGAGGGTTTTATGGCCCTGCTGCTGGAGGGCGAGGTGGTCGTGGAGAGCGTGACCGTCAGCCGCACCGAGCCGCTGACCATTCGTGTGCTGGGCGCTGGCAGCCTGGTAGGTGAGGTGGGCCTGGTGGACGAGGAGCCGCGGTCGGCCTCTTGCACCACCAGCGCCGATTCGCTGTGCGCCATCCTGACCCGCGAATCCTTCAAGGCCCTGATCAACGAGGAGCCGCGCATAGGCTCCAAACTGCTGCTGGCCATCGCCGCCCGCCTGGCCGAGCGCCTGCGTGACAACGCCCGCAAGCTGCGCCTCTACGCCAAGCTGGCCAAGGCCATGCAGCTGGAGATCGACCGGGCCTTGCTGCAGCGGCCATGA
- the recQ gene encoding DNA helicase RecQ, with amino-acid sequence MIAIDPSISSHTLHAILEEVFGYAQFRGPQQAIVEHVANGGDALVLMPTGGGKSLCYQIPAIARQRAGLGVALVISPLIALMHDQVGALHEAGVSAEFLNSTLSGEEAYQIEQRLLRGDITCLYAAPERVTNPRFLALLDSLYERNQLSLFAIDEAHCVSQWGHDFRPEYRALTVLHERYVGVPRMALTATADDLTRADIVERLQLQDAEAFVSSFDRPNIRYTIVEKREAVQQLLRFIEREHEGDAGIVYCQSRKKVEDVAQTLVDAGIRALPYHAGLDSKVRQVHQNRFLREEGIVMVATIAFGMGIDKPDVRFVAHLDMPKNIEGYYQETGRAGRDGLPAYAWMGYGLQDVVNQRRMIDESPAGEEFKQALRGKLDALLGLAEATDCRRVRLLAYFGEQLGDGPGYRCQNCDNCLNPPDIWDGTDAARKLLSTIYRIQQSSGMSFGAGHVMDILRGKTTEKVTQHGHTALSTFGLGAEFTEIQLRGVLRQLIAMGAVAVDAEAFNTLRLTEQSRAVLRGEVQVQLRESVSTPASRNKSKRPGAGSAVVKAPIALDGEGLVRYAALKAWRAEVAREHNLPAYVIFHDATLAAIAKRAPQTLDDLQGISGIGAKKLEAYAQEVLRVVNQG; translated from the coding sequence TTGATAGCAATCGACCCATCCATCTCCAGCCACACCCTGCACGCCATCCTGGAAGAGGTGTTCGGCTATGCGCAGTTTCGGGGCCCGCAGCAGGCCATCGTCGAACACGTGGCCAATGGCGGCGACGCGCTGGTGCTGATGCCCACGGGGGGAGGAAAGTCCCTGTGTTACCAGATCCCGGCCATTGCCCGCCAGCGCGCGGGGCTGGGGGTGGCGCTGGTCATCTCGCCGCTGATTGCGCTGATGCACGACCAGGTGGGCGCCCTGCACGAGGCGGGTGTCAGCGCAGAGTTCCTGAACTCGACGCTGAGCGGTGAAGAGGCCTACCAAATTGAGCAGCGCCTGCTGCGCGGCGACATCACCTGCCTCTATGCCGCGCCCGAGCGGGTGACCAACCCGCGTTTTCTGGCACTGCTGGACTCGCTGTACGAGCGCAACCAGCTGAGCCTGTTCGCCATTGATGAGGCGCACTGCGTCAGCCAGTGGGGCCACGATTTCCGCCCCGAATACCGCGCGCTGACCGTGTTGCACGAGCGGTATGTCGGTGTGCCGCGCATGGCGCTGACCGCCACGGCCGACGACCTGACCCGTGCCGACATCGTGGAGCGCCTGCAGTTGCAGGACGCTGAAGCCTTTGTCAGCAGCTTTGACCGCCCGAATATTCGTTACACCATCGTCGAGAAGCGTGAGGCTGTGCAGCAATTGCTGCGCTTCATCGAGCGGGAGCATGAAGGCGACGCCGGCATCGTCTACTGCCAGTCGCGTAAAAAGGTCGAAGACGTAGCGCAGACGTTGGTGGACGCCGGCATCCGCGCCTTGCCCTACCACGCGGGGCTGGACAGCAAGGTGCGCCAGGTCCACCAGAACCGGTTTTTGCGGGAAGAGGGCATCGTTATGGTCGCCACCATCGCCTTTGGAATGGGCATCGACAAGCCCGACGTGCGTTTTGTCGCCCACCTGGACATGCCCAAGAACATTGAAGGTTATTACCAGGAGACGGGCCGCGCCGGGCGGGACGGTTTGCCAGCCTACGCCTGGATGGGTTATGGCCTGCAAGATGTCGTCAACCAGCGCCGCATGATCGACGAAAGCCCGGCCGGCGAGGAATTTAAACAGGCTCTGCGCGGCAAGCTGGATGCGCTGCTGGGCCTGGCCGAAGCGACCGATTGCCGCCGCGTGCGGCTGCTGGCCTACTTTGGCGAGCAACTGGGTGATGGCCCGGGCTACCGTTGCCAGAACTGCGACAACTGCCTGAACCCGCCCGATATCTGGGACGGTACCGACGCAGCACGCAAGTTACTCAGCACCATTTACCGCATCCAACAGTCCAGCGGTATGTCGTTCGGGGCTGGCCATGTGATGGATATCTTGCGGGGCAAGACCACTGAAAAGGTCACCCAACACGGCCATACGGCTTTGAGCACCTTCGGTCTGGGCGCTGAATTCACCGAAATCCAGCTGCGCGGCGTGCTGCGCCAGCTGATCGCCATGGGCGCCGTGGCGGTGGATGCCGAGGCTTTTAATACCCTGCGTTTGACCGAACAATCCCGCGCCGTGCTGCGGGGTGAAGTCCAGGTGCAACTAAGGGAATCGGTCTCCACCCCCGCAAGCCGCAACAAAAGCAAACGCCCGGGCGCCGGTTCGGCCGTGGTCAAGGCGCCCATTGCGCTGGACGGAGAGGGTTTGGTGCGGTACGCGGCCCTGAAGGCCTGGCGCGCCGAGGTGGCGCGGGAGCACAATTTGCCCGCTTATGTGATTTTTCACGACGCCACATTGGCGGCGATCGCCAAACGGGCGCCTCAGACCTTGGACGATCTGCAGGGTATCAGCGGGATTGGTGCCAAAAAACTGGAAGCCTATGCGCAAGAGGTGCTGCGCGTGGTGAACCAGGGCTAG